The Henckelia pumila isolate YLH828 chromosome 2, ASM3356847v2, whole genome shotgun sequence genome includes a window with the following:
- the LOC140880726 gene encoding protein PAT1 homolog 2-like — translation MERSDEKDFTDFSDPSSSSISDSALFDASQYAFFGNDVVGDVEIGGLEDEEAGVPVIGGGLGGDVELHQYHLFDKDEGSGFGSLSDMDDLATTFAKLNKVVSGPRHPGVIGDRGSGSGSFSRESSSATEWTRETDFPDWLDHHMSDSECYEESKRWSSHARHSPIYHVEPKSLYRASSYPEQQPQQLQHYNSEPILVPESSFTSFPPPVSQQALLSNSHHLNLSSLSGGTQSPLSALNNSALSNRSLSLGGIPRGFHNNISNMSLLASPNISCNARLQNHWNSHAGLLHGDNSILLNNILQHQYQNGLLPSQLMSPQQQRLQFSFQPSLAHFPAMQSRLFNTFPSPSPFSKSGSIDKRELKPKPAHKGRHTVRFSDQGSDASSKKSDSNIPHFRSKHMTAEEIESILKLQHAATHGNDLYVDDYYHQASIAKKSSETRSKYRFCPSHPKEQSSRSRNSSESQPHLHVDVLGRVCFSSVRRPRPLLEVDPPPVACGDVNADQKLSEKPLEQEPMLAARVTIEDGLCLLLDVDDIDRILQFTQPQDGGNQLRRKRHTLLEGLAASLQLVDPLGRGGNSVGLSPKDDTVFLRLVSLSKGRKLISRFLQLLLPGSELARIVCMAIFRHLRFLFGILPSDPEAVITVNNLAETVCNCVNGMDLNSLSACLAAVVCSLEQPPLRPLGGPSGDGASVILKAVLERAAHLLRDPHLARNFSMPNPTLWQASFDAFFGLLTKYCVNKYDSILQSLITQNPPHTLVIDSEAANAISKEMPVELLRASLPHTDENQKKLLLNFAQRSMPVTGFSIHGGSSSQINPESVKG, via the exons GGTGATGTGGAGTTGCACCAGTATCATCTTTTTGATAAAGATGAG GGATCAGGATTTGGATCATTATCTGATATGGATGATTTGGCTACTACATTTGCCAAG TTGAACAAAGTTGTTTCTGGACCCAGACATCCTGGAGTTATCGGCGATCGGGGATCTGGATCTGGATCTTTTTCAAGGGAGA GTTCATCAGCTACAGAATGGACACGAGAGACTGATTTTCCTGATTGGCTTGATCATCATATGTCTGACTCAGAATGTTATGAGGAAAGTAAAAGATGGTCATCACATGCTCGTCACTCTCCAATATATCATGTGGAACCAAAGTCATTGTACAGAGCATCATCGTACCCTGAGCAGCAGCCGCAACAGCTGCAACACTATAATAGCGAGCCTATTTTAGTACCTGAGTCATCTTTCACTTCCTTCCCTCCACCAGTATCTCAACAAGCTCTGTTGAGTAATTCTCATCACCTTAATTTGTCATCTTTATCTGGTGGAACGCAGTCACCCCTCTCTGCATTGAACAACTCTGCATTGTCTAATCGATCTCTCTCGCTTGGTGGTATCCCAAGAGGGTTCCATAATAATATTTCAAACATGTCACTCCTGGCCTCACCCAATATATCATGTAATGCGCGTCTGCAAAACCACTGGAATAGCCATGCTGGTCTTCTTCATGGGGATAATTCGATCCTCTTAAACAATATTTTACAGCATCAATATCAAAATGGACTATTACCATCTCAGCTGATGTCTCCACAGCAGCAGAGATTACAGTTTTCATTTCAACCATCATTAGCTCATTTTCCAGCTATGCAATCTCGCTTATTTAACACCTTTCCGTCACCATCACCCTTCAGTAAATCTGGTTCCATTGATAAGAGGGAATTAAAGCCTAAACCAGCACACAAAGGTAGACACACAGTGCGATTCTCTGATCAAGGATCTGATGCTAGTAGTAAAAAAAGTGACAGTAACATACCACATTTCAGATCAAAGCACATGACTGCTGAAGAAATAGAGAGCATTCTTAAATTGCAGCATGCTGCAACCCATGGTAATGACCTGTATGTGGATGATTATTACCATCAAGCTAGTATTGCTAAGAAATCTTCTGAAACAAGGTCGAAATATCGATTCTGCCCATCTCACCCAAAGGAGCAATCTTCCCGGTCTCGTAACAGTTCTGAGTCACAACCACATCTCCATGTGGATGTTCTTGGACGGGTATGCTTTTCTTCAGTTCGCCGGCCTCGCCCGCTTCTGGAAGTTGACCCTCCACCCGTTGCTTGTGGTGATGTTAATGCCGATCAGAAATTATCTGAAAAGCCTTTGGAACAGGAACCAATGCTTGCAGCAAGGGTGACAATCGAGGATGGCCTATGTCTACTTCTGGATGTGGATGATATTGACAGGATCTTACAGTTTACTCAACCCCAAGATGGTGGAAATCAGCTTAGGAGAAAGCGCCACACTCTGCTAGAAGGTTTAGCAGCCTCTCTTCAGCTCGTTGACCCACTTGGAAGAGGAGGCAATTCCGTTGGCTTGTCTCCCAAGGATGATACCGTGTTTCTTCGTTTGGTTTCTCTATCCAAGGGCCGAAAACTCATCTCTAGATTTCTTCAACTTCTTTTACCAGGTAGCGAGCTTGCTCGAATAGTCTGCATGGCCATTTTCCGCCATTTAAGATTTCTATTTGGGATCCTTCCTTCTGATCCAGAAGCTGTTATTACCGTCAACAACCTTGCTGAGACTGTTTGTAATTGTGTTAATGGCATGGATCTTAATTCACTTAGTGCTTGTCTTGCTGCCGTCGTTTGTTCTTTGGAACAGCCACCTCTTCGTCCGCTAGGCGGCCCTTCTGGTGATGGTGCCTCGGTCATCTTGAAGGCTGTTCTCGAAAGAGCGGCTCACTTGTTAAGAGATCCTCATTTGGCCCGCAACTTCAGTATGCCGAATCCTACCCTATGGCAGGCTTCATTTGATGCCTTCTTCGGTCTTCTGACAAAGTACTGTGTGAATAAATATGACAGCATTTTGCAATCATTAATCACTCAAAATCCCCCCCACACGCTGGTAATTGATTCAGAAGCTGCAAATGCTATAAGCAAGGAGATGCCCGTTGAACTTTTACGTGCTAGTCTTCCACACACTGACGAGAATCAGAAGAAACTGTTACTGAATTTTGCTCAGCGATCCATGCCAGTTACTGGATTTAGCATTCATGGCGGAAGTAGCAGCCAAATAAATCCAGAATCAGTTAAAGGTTAG
- the LOC140885126 gene encoding polyamine oxidase 2-like, which translates to MDSQCNNGNRQLQAGRRHATSPSVIVIGAGFSGVAAARALHDASFQVIVLESRDRIGGRVRTDYSLGFPIDLGASWLHGVCNENPLAPLIGRLGLPIYRTSEDNSVLYDHDLESYALFDMEGKKVSPELVSKVGKTFESILKETDVVRQDHSEDMSMQRAISIVLERRPDLRQEGLAQKVLQWYICRMEGWFAADADTISLKCWDQEQLLPGGHGLMVRGYLPVINTLAKGLDIRLSHRVTEIFRHHNGVKVTVEDGRTFVADAAVVTVPLGVLKSNRIKFEPRLPAWKEEAINGLGVGLENKIVMHFETVFWPNVEFLGVVADTSYGCSYFLNLNKATEHSVLVYMPAGQLARDLEKMSDEAAANFAFVQLKRILPNASPPIQYLISRWGSDENSLGSYSYDIVGTPHDLFEKLRIPVDNLFFAGEATSLDYTGAVHGAYSTGLMAAESCRMRVLERYGELDLFQPVMCEEVPVSVPLLISRM; encoded by the exons ATGGATTCACAGTGCAACAACGGCAATCGCCAATTACAAGCAG GAAGGAGGCATGCAACCTCTCCTTCTGTCATTGTCATCGGTGCTGGTTTTTCCGGCGTTGCAGCTGCACGAGCTCTTCATGATGCCTCTTTTCAG GTAATTGTGCTGGAATCCCGGGATAGAATTGGCGGTAGAGTTCGAACTGACTATTCTCTTGGTTTCCCCATTGATTTGGGTGCATCTTG GTTGCATGGTGTTTGTAATGAGAATCCATTGGCACCTCTTATAGGAAGACTCGGACTACCCATTTATCGCACCAGCGAGGATAACTCGGTTTTGTATGACCATGATTTGGAAAG TTATGCCTTGTTCGATATGGAAGGGAAAAAGGTTTCCCCAGAACTTGTATCAAAGGTTGGCAAAACATTTGAGAGCATACTGAAAGAG ACGGATGTAGTACGACAGGATCATAGTGAGGACATGTCTATGCAACGTGCCATCTCCATTGTTTTGGAGCGGAGACCAGATTTAAG ACAGGAGGGGCTCGCTCAAAAGGTGCTGCAGTGGTACATATGCAGAATGGAAGGGTGGTTCGCTGCAGATGCTGATACCATATCACTCAAATGTTGGGACCAG GAACAGTTGCTGCCCGGTGGTCATGGGCTTATGGTGCGAGGATATCTTCCTGTTATCAATACGTTAGCCAAAGGCCTCGACATCCGTTTAAGCCACAG AGTGACAGAGATTTTTAGGCATCATAATGGAGTGAAAGTAACCGTTGAAGATGGGAGAACCTTTGTAGCGGATGCTGCAGTCGTCACTGTTCCTCTTGGTGTCCTCAAATCAAATCGCATCAAGTTTGAGCCGAGATTGCCTGCATGGAAGGAAGAGGCTATTAATGGCCTTGGAGTTGGTCTCGAGAATAAAATAGTCATGCACTTTGAAACCGTCTTTTGGCCAAATGTTGAGTTCCTGGGAGTTGTTGCAGATACATCTTATGGGTGCAGTTATTTTCTTAATCTGAACAAGGCCACAGAGCATTCTGTCCTTGTTTACATGCCTGCAGGGCAATTGGCACGGGACCTCGAGAAAATGTCTGATGAGGCTGCTGCTAATTTTGCTTTTGTGCAACTCAAAAGAATCCTTCCAAATGCTTCTCCACCG ATACAGTATCTCATTTCTCGTTGGGGCTCGGACGAGAACTCATTGGGCTCCTACAGCTATGATATTGTAGGCACACCACATGATCTGTTTGAGAAGCTAAGAATCCCTGTCGACAACCTATTTTTCGCTGGAGAAGCTACGAGTTTGGATTACACAGGGGCTGTCCATGGTGCGTACTCCACTGGATTAATGGCAGCTGAGAGTTGCAGAATGCGTGTCCTGGAACGGTACGGGGAGTTGGATCTTTTCCAGCCGGTCATGTGCGAGGAGGTTCCGGTTTCTGTACCGCTGTTGATTTCTCGTATGTAA